The window GAAAGCTGGATTTTAGGGCTTTGGGAAGACGCCGCCAATGCTGGAGCGCTCGCAACGCATTGCAGGTCATCCAAACGCCCCATAAAACACCGGGGGCCCCCAAAaggcacccccccccccccccccaaaaaaaagactCACCTCGAAGAGCAGGGTGAGGAGCAGGATGCGGGTGGCCAGGTTGGAGGCTTGGGGCAGCGTGGCCATTTGGCTGATCCACTCCGACACCGTCTTGGTGTCGCTGGTGGTGAGCGGCAACGCCGCCTTGATGAGGACGTCGGCCGCTTCCCACACCTCAAAAATTCAACCggggttggggtggggggcGTCGGGAAGCCCCTCGGGTGGGGGAGACGAGCCGGGGGGGTTGGTCCGACGGAGCCCCaaatttattgatttatttattttttacctgttTGACGACCTGCTTGAGGATGGAGTCGCGGTAGGCGGCCCCGTTGCGCTTGACGGCCGTCATGATGAGGTCGCAGACGCGGTAGACGGTGTCGGGGAGCTCGtcgaggagctgggagcagccggGCAGCATGGTGTCGGTGAAGGCCAGCAGCTCGGCCGGCTCCAGCGGCTCGGCCCCCTCGAATTTCTCCAGGCACTtggcctcctcttcctcctggcGCTCCCGGGCACGgcgctcctcttcctccttgcgGCAGGCGGCCTCCTGCGGCGGGAGGGGAGGCGAGGGGGTGAGCGGCGGGGACGGAAAACGGGGGGTTGTTGGNNNNNNNNNNNNNNNNNNNNNNNNNNNNNNNNNNNNNNNNNNNNNNNNNNNNNNNN of the Oxyura jamaicensis isolate SHBP4307 breed ruddy duck unplaced genomic scaffold, BPBGC_Ojam_1.0 oxyUn_random_OJ61346, whole genome shotgun sequence genome contains:
- the LOC118158918 gene encoding E3 ubiquitin-protein ligase HUWE1-like → MLPGCSQLLDELPDTVYRVCDLIMTAVKRNGAAYRDSILKQVVKQVWEAADVLIKAALPLTTSDTKTVSEWISQMATLPQASNLATRILLLTLLFEELKLPCALG